A DNA window from Mycolicibacter hiberniae contains the following coding sequences:
- a CDS encoding HNH endonuclease family protein, translating into MAARKRWVPAALVALVVVVAVGWAWCQREGMAGGWQPPGPGSPGVSPAPNVTPDPGYDDARRMLQTLPVKAWDRQQDFKRYRFGERWSDDVDVEFGHNGCNTRDDILRRDLARIELRRGTCLVQSGILHDPYSGETIAFVRGPETSQTVQVDHLVSLADAWYKGARSWDDRRRRDFANDPQNLLAVSAQSNFDKAFRDAAGWLPTNTAFRCEFVARQVAVKTVYRLWVSSNEKTAMEQVLHRC; encoded by the coding sequence ATGGCCGCACGCAAGCGGTGGGTGCCCGCCGCACTGGTTGCGCTGGTCGTGGTGGTGGCGGTTGGCTGGGCGTGGTGCCAGCGCGAGGGGATGGCAGGGGGCTGGCAGCCACCGGGCCCCGGGTCCCCGGGGGTTTCGCCTGCGCCGAACGTGACACCCGACCCGGGCTACGACGACGCTCGTCGGATGCTTCAAACGCTCCCGGTCAAGGCATGGGATCGGCAGCAAGACTTCAAGCGCTACCGGTTCGGTGAGCGGTGGAGCGACGATGTCGACGTCGAGTTCGGCCACAACGGCTGTAACACCCGCGACGATATCTTGCGCCGCGATCTGGCTCGGATCGAACTGCGGCGGGGCACCTGCCTGGTGCAGAGCGGCATCCTGCATGACCCGTACTCCGGGGAGACCATCGCATTCGTCCGTGGTCCCGAGACATCCCAGACCGTGCAGGTCGACCATCTGGTGTCGTTGGCCGACGCTTGGTACAAAGGGGCGCGGTCCTGGGACGACCGGCGCCGCCGCGATTTCGCCAACGACCCGCAAAACCTGCTCGCCGTCAGCGCACAGTCGAACTTCGATAAGGCGTTCCGCGACGCGGCCGGCTGGCTGCCGACGAACACCGCGTTCCGATGCGAATTCGTGGCGCGCCAGGTCGCGGTCAAAACGGTTTACCGACTGTGGGTTTCCTCCAACGAAAAGACCGCGATGGAACAGGTCCTGCATCGCTGTTGA
- the egtE gene encoding ergothioneine biosynthesis PLP-dependent enzyme EgtE: MSLAATWRAARPPAAGLHLDSAACSRQSYAALDAAARHARHEAEVGGYVAAEAAAPVLDAGRAAFAALTGIPDGAVVFTTGSRNALELLLSRWPGTHRTLACLPGEYGPNLAVMAAQGFTRWMLPVDRDGRLQLDEAAATLGADPPDLVHLTPIGSHRGLVQPLAEMVAMCRGLGIPLVVDAAQALGQIDCAVGADAVYSSSRKWLAGPRGVGALAVRSDLAELVAPGPAVGDANVAAQVGFCVALGEYLTAGPAAVRTALAAAGARSRRVLAQLPGWRVVEPADEPSAITTLAPLGGADPVAVRARLIAEHGIVTTAAGVERAPGELTAPVLRISPHVDATQGDLEVFAAALAGGAGAG; this comes from the coding sequence ATGAGTCTGGCCGCAACCTGGCGCGCGGCGCGCCCACCGGCCGCGGGACTGCACCTGGACAGCGCGGCCTGCTCGAGGCAGAGCTACGCAGCGCTGGACGCCGCCGCCCGCCACGCCCGTCACGAAGCCGAGGTCGGTGGCTACGTAGCTGCCGAGGCGGCCGCACCGGTGCTCGATGCCGGCCGGGCAGCTTTCGCGGCATTGACCGGCATCCCCGACGGTGCGGTGGTGTTCACCACCGGCTCGCGAAACGCGCTGGAGCTACTGCTGTCCCGCTGGCCGGGTACTCATCGCACGCTGGCCTGCCTGCCCGGCGAGTACGGGCCCAATTTGGCGGTGATGGCCGCCCAGGGTTTCACCCGGTGGATGCTGCCGGTGGACCGGGACGGCCGGCTGCAGCTCGACGAGGCGGCAGCAACACTGGGCGCCGACCCGCCCGATCTGGTCCACCTGACCCCGATCGGCAGTCACCGTGGGCTGGTTCAACCGCTGGCGGAGATGGTCGCGATGTGCCGCGGGCTCGGCATTCCCCTGGTGGTGGATGCCGCGCAGGCGCTGGGCCAGATCGACTGCGCGGTCGGTGCGGACGCCGTCTATTCGTCGTCACGCAAGTGGCTTGCCGGTCCGCGTGGTGTCGGAGCTCTGGCGGTTCGGTCCGATCTGGCCGAACTGGTGGCGCCCGGACCGGCGGTCGGTGATGCGAATGTGGCCGCACAGGTGGGGTTCTGCGTGGCGCTGGGGGAATACCTGACAGCCGGCCCGGCAGCGGTGCGCACCGCGCTGGCCGCAGCGGGCGCCCGCAGTCGCCGGGTGCTGGCTCAGCTGCCCGGCTGGCGGGTGGTCGAACCTGCCGACGAACCGAGCGCCATCACCACCCTGGCCCCGCTCGGCGGGGCCGACCCGGTGGCGGTGCGTGCCCGGCTGATCGCCGAGCACGGGATCGTCACCACGGCGGCCGGGGTCGAACGCGCACCAGGCGAACTCACCGCTCCCGTGCTGCGGATCTCACCGCACGTAGACGCCACCCAGGGGGATCTGGAGGTGTTCGCGGCGGCGTTGGCCGGCGGTGCGGGCGCGGGCTGA
- the egtD gene encoding L-histidine N(alpha)-methyltransferase has protein sequence MTVSIANHLAADAARSALRQDVRHGLAQVPKSLPPKWFYDDVGSELFDRITRLPEYYPTRAEAQILRTRSAEVAALSGADTLVELGSGTSEKTRMLLDALRDNRTLQRFVPFDVDAGVLEKAGEAIARDYPGVQVHGVCGDFEHHLAQIPDGGVRLFVFLGSTIGNLTPGPRADFLADLAAVMRDGDALLLGTDLVKDTDRLVRAYDDAAGVTAAFNRNVLAVVNRELHADFDLDAFAHVARWNHSEQRIEMWLRARRAQHVAIGDLDLAVDFAAAEEMLTEVSCKFHPDQVAAELAAAGLRRRRWWTDTAGDFGLSLSIK, from the coding sequence GTGACCGTCTCGATCGCCAACCATCTGGCTGCCGACGCGGCGCGCAGCGCGCTGCGGCAAGACGTCCGGCACGGCCTGGCGCAAGTCCCGAAGTCGCTGCCGCCCAAGTGGTTCTACGACGACGTGGGCAGCGAGCTGTTCGACAGGATCACCCGACTGCCCGAGTACTATCCCACCCGCGCCGAGGCGCAGATCCTGCGGACTCGTTCTGCGGAGGTCGCGGCCCTGTCCGGCGCGGACACCCTGGTGGAGCTGGGCAGCGGAACCTCGGAAAAAACCCGCATGCTGCTGGATGCGTTGCGCGACAACCGGACGCTGCAACGGTTCGTCCCGTTCGATGTGGACGCCGGCGTGCTGGAGAAGGCCGGGGAGGCGATCGCCCGGGACTATCCCGGGGTGCAGGTGCACGGCGTCTGCGGCGACTTCGAACATCATCTGGCGCAGATCCCCGACGGCGGCGTAAGGCTGTTCGTGTTCCTGGGTTCGACCATCGGCAATCTGACACCCGGACCGCGTGCTGACTTCCTGGCGGATCTGGCGGCCGTCATGCGCGACGGCGATGCCCTGCTGCTGGGCACGGACCTGGTCAAGGACACCGACAGGCTGGTGCGCGCCTATGACGATGCAGCCGGCGTCACCGCGGCGTTCAACCGCAACGTACTCGCGGTGGTGAACCGCGAACTGCATGCTGACTTCGATCTGGACGCCTTCGCCCATGTGGCGCGGTGGAACCACAGCGAACAGCGGATCGAGATGTGGCTGCGTGCCCGCCGCGCGCAGCACGTGGCCATCGGCGACTTGGACCTGGCTGTCGACTTCGCCGCGGCCGAGGAGATGCTGACCGAGGTGTCGTGCAAGTTTCACCCGGACCAGGTGGCCGCGGAGCTGGCCGCCGCGGGACTGCGGCGCCGGCGATGGTGGACCGACACCGCCGGTGATTTCGGCTTGTCACTGTCCATCAAATGA
- the glpK gene encoding glycerol kinase GlpK, whose product MADFVASIDQGTTSTRCIIFDHDGAEVGRHQLEHEQILPRAGWVEHDPFELWNHTAAVLVSALNTTKLHPSDLAALGIANQRETTVVWNKKTGQPYHNAIVWQDTRTDGIAAALERDGHGELIRRKAGLPPATYFSAGKLQWILDNVEGVRADAERGDALFGTCDSWVLWNLTGGPRGGVHQTDVTNASRTMLMNLETLDWDDELLALFSIPRSMLPRVTASSTRRRHPVTSSTGPIRGEVPIAGILGDQQSAMVGQVCLSAGEAKNTYGTGNFLLLNTGEQIVRSDNGLLTTVCYQFGDAKPVYALEGSIAVTGSAVQWLRDQLGIISGATQVETLARQVADNGGMYFVPAFSGLFAPYWRSDARGAIVGLSRFNTNAHLARATLEAICYQSRDVAEAMEADSGVHLGVLKVDGGITANDLCMQIQADVLGVDVVKPVVPETTALGAAYAAGLGVGFWKGPEDLRANWREGKRWTPNWSDEQRAEGYAGWRKAVQRTLDWVELP is encoded by the coding sequence TTGGCCGATTTCGTCGCGTCGATCGACCAGGGCACCACCAGCACCCGCTGCATCATCTTCGACCACGACGGTGCCGAGGTGGGCCGTCACCAGCTTGAGCATGAGCAGATTCTGCCGCGTGCGGGCTGGGTGGAGCACGATCCGTTCGAACTGTGGAACCACACCGCGGCGGTGCTCGTCTCGGCACTCAACACCACCAAGCTCCACCCGTCGGATCTGGCGGCCCTGGGCATCGCCAACCAGCGCGAAACGACGGTGGTCTGGAACAAAAAGACCGGCCAGCCTTACCACAATGCGATCGTCTGGCAGGACACTCGCACCGACGGCATCGCGGCGGCACTCGAGCGCGACGGCCACGGCGAGTTGATCCGGCGCAAGGCGGGCCTGCCGCCGGCTACCTATTTCTCCGCGGGCAAGCTGCAGTGGATTCTGGACAACGTCGAGGGGGTGCGCGCCGATGCCGAACGCGGAGACGCGCTGTTCGGCACCTGCGACAGCTGGGTGCTGTGGAACCTGACGGGGGGGCCGCGCGGAGGCGTGCACCAGACCGACGTCACCAACGCCAGCCGCACCATGCTGATGAACCTCGAAACGCTGGACTGGGACGACGAGCTGCTGGCGTTGTTCTCCATCCCGCGGTCGATGCTGCCGCGCGTCACGGCGTCATCGACGCGACGCCGGCATCCTGTCACCTCCAGCACCGGACCGATACGTGGCGAAGTACCGATCGCCGGGATTCTCGGCGACCAGCAGAGCGCCATGGTCGGTCAGGTGTGCCTGTCGGCGGGCGAGGCGAAGAACACCTACGGGACCGGAAACTTCTTGCTGCTCAACACCGGTGAGCAGATCGTCCGCTCCGACAACGGCTTGCTGACCACGGTCTGCTACCAGTTCGGCGACGCCAAGCCCGTTTACGCGCTAGAGGGGTCGATCGCTGTCACCGGCTCCGCGGTGCAATGGCTGCGCGACCAGTTGGGCATCATCAGCGGCGCCACGCAGGTCGAGACACTGGCGCGCCAGGTGGCCGATAACGGAGGAATGTACTTCGTGCCGGCGTTCTCCGGGCTGTTCGCGCCGTACTGGCGGTCCGATGCGCGCGGCGCGATCGTCGGGCTGTCCCGGTTCAACACCAACGCGCACCTTGCCCGCGCCACGCTGGAGGCCATCTGCTACCAGAGCCGGGACGTGGCTGAGGCGATGGAAGCCGATTCCGGTGTGCACCTTGGCGTTTTGAAGGTCGACGGCGGTATCACCGCCAATGACCTGTGTATGCAGATTCAGGCTGATGTTCTTGGCGTCGACGTGGTCAAGCCGGTGGTGCCAGAAACCACCGCACTGGGTGCGGCCTACGCCGCCGGACTCGGCGTCGGGTTCTGGAAGGGGCCTGAGGACCTTCGTGCCAATTGGCGCGAAGGCAAGCGCTGGACGCCGAACTGGTCGGACGAGCAGCGCGCCGAGGGTTATGCCGGATGGCGAAAGGCTGTGCAGCGCACGCTGGATTGGGTCGAGCTTCCCTGA
- the egtC gene encoding ergothioneine biosynthesis protein EgtC, which produces MCRHLGWLGRPRTLAELVLQPPYGLLVQSYAPRRQKHGLLNADGWGAGFFDGTTPRRWRSAAPLWGDASFASVAPALASHCVVAAVRSATVGMPIEASAAAPFTDGTWLLSHNGVVDRTALPGVTAAESVCDSALLAAAIFESGVESLGAVVAEVGASDPAARLNILVANGTRMLATTWGDTLSMLHSADGVVLASEPYDDDPRWVDIPDRHLIETSGGEVRLTALDTAP; this is translated from the coding sequence ATGTGCCGGCACCTGGGCTGGCTGGGACGGCCGCGAACACTGGCCGAGCTGGTCCTGCAACCGCCATACGGGCTGCTGGTGCAGTCCTATGCGCCGCGGCGGCAGAAGCACGGCTTACTCAACGCCGACGGTTGGGGCGCGGGCTTTTTCGACGGCACGACGCCGCGGCGGTGGCGCAGCGCGGCTCCGCTGTGGGGTGACGCCTCGTTCGCCTCAGTGGCCCCGGCGCTGGCCAGCCATTGCGTCGTGGCCGCGGTGCGTTCGGCCACCGTCGGCATGCCCATCGAAGCCAGTGCCGCCGCACCCTTCACCGACGGCACGTGGCTGCTGTCGCACAACGGCGTGGTCGACCGCACGGCGTTACCAGGCGTCACGGCGGCGGAATCGGTGTGTGACAGTGCACTGTTGGCCGCGGCGATATTCGAAAGCGGGGTGGAGTCGTTGGGTGCCGTGGTCGCCGAGGTGGGCGCGTCCGACCCGGCGGCCCGACTGAACATCCTGGTCGCCAACGGCACTCGAATGTTGGCCACGACCTGGGGGGACACCTTGTCGATGTTGCACAGTGCGGACGGCGTGGTGCTGGCCAGTGAGCCCTACGACGACGACCCCCGCTGGGTGGACATACCCGACCGGCATCTGATCGAGACTTCCGGCGGCGAGGTCCGCCTCACCGCGTTGGACACGGCCCCGTGA